GTCGAGGTGGTCAGCAGGGCACGTGGCCAATGATGTTGGGCATCGGCGGCCCAGCGGTGAAAAGCCTCGGGGGTGACGCCAAAATGCTCCGGTGCGCCGCCCACCTCGTTCAAAGCGATCAGCCGGTTATAGCAATAGAACGCTGTATCCTCGGCGCCTTTCGCCATGGCCGGGCTGGTGAGCTGTTGAAAGCGCATGGCGAACTCGCTTTCCAATTCGCCGCCGTGGTGAAGCACTAAGAGATCGCGCAGGAAATCGAGCAGCTCTGTGTCGATCTGCGGTGCTTCCTGTTTTGCCCGTTCGATGGCGGCGTTGATGTAGCGTGCGTCTTCGTTCTTTACCACGCCATCAGTGGCCTGCACGTAGGTGCGATAGACCGGGAAGCAGGCGACGACTTCCTTGATGGCTTCGAATAACTGTTCGCGGGTGTAATCGCGGTGGCGGCGATGGTGCTCGCAAATGGTTTGCAAAAGCACCGTCAGGCGGTTGACATCACTGCCCAGGAGCTCGTGAAGCACTTGGTGCTTTTTGTCGCGTACCAGGGAGGCATAGTCGGTGTCTTCGCCGGTGAAATCGGCGTAGATCGTGGTCATGGCCCCCTCGCCGGAGCCATTGACGAACAAGCCGCCTACCTGATTGAGGAAGCCATAACCGGTGGTGCCGTCAATGGGCCAGTCGTCCCGCAGGGTCTCGCCCAGCTCGAGGATCTTCTCGGCGACGATCCATGTTTGAGGTGCGGCATTGCGCAGCCGCTGAAAATACCCGGCCGGATCCCGCAAACCATCGGGATGATCGATTCGCAAGCCGTCAACTTCACCCGCTGCAACCCATTGCAGTAACCGCGCGTGGGTGTCTTTGAACACCCGCTCGTTCTCCACCCGCAGGCCGATGAGGGTGTTTACATCGAAAAAGCGTCGATATCCCAGCTCATAGCCGGCTGTGCGCCATAAGGCCAGGCGGTAGTGTTGGCTTTCGATCAGCGCATCGAGAGCATCGGCATCGGTGTTGGTTTCGGCGACAACGGCATCCACCGCAGCCGCGACCGTGTCCGATTCTCGTAGCAAGCGAGCGAGTTGTTCCTTAACGACTTCCTTATCCCGGTGTCGCCGGTCGGAATCCCCGGTGCCGGCGCCCAGCACCGGCAGCCACGCCAGCGTGTCCGCCAGGAACGCGAGCAAGTTGGAGCCACAGCGTTCCGCCGCGGGTTGTAGAATCCGATGCAGAGAGGCTGGCGCAATAGGAAAACTGTGTTCGTGGTAGCGGAGTTTGAACGTGCCGTCTTGGCGCTCCAGTTGGAATTCGCCCGCTTCCAAAACCCGGCCGTAGTGATCGCCCAACACCGGCAGCAGGATTTTTTCTTCCTGTTGTTTTTCCGAGGGTGCCCAATCGACATCGAAATAGACGGCGTAACGGCTGGAAGGTCCATTTTCCAGCACGTCCCACCACCACGGATTTTCCGGGGTGATGGCCATGTGGTTGGGCACAACATCCAAGACTTGCCCCATGCCGTTCGCGCTCAAGGCCTTGCACAAGTCCGCGTGTCCCACGGCGCCGCCAAGTTCCGCGTTGGCCCGAGTCGGGTCCACGACATCGTAGCCGTGGGTGCTACCCGGCGCCGCCTGGAGATAGGGCGAGCAGTAGAGGTGACTGATGCCCAGTTCGGCCAAATAATCCGTGATGTTTGCCGCGGCGGTGAAGTCGAAATCCGGGTGAAGTTGAACCCGGTAGGTGGCCAGGGGTACGTCTTGTTTCCGCTTACCGGTTTGGTCGGAGCGCAGCACCATGAGCGATCGCGCCGCGAGCTCAACCTCGGATGTGGGTTGATAAGTATCACCCTCCCGCAGAACGGCTTCGGTCGTGTCGACAACGCTGGTCCAGCGGCGGCCCCAGGCGGCGGTGGGTAGGGTGAATGTCATTGCCTCGTAGTGCGCGTTGAACAGCAGCAGAAAGCTGCTGTCCACGACGGGGTGGCCATCCGAACCGGCACCCAGCGCACCACCGTAGAGAAACACCATCAGCGATTTCGCATCGTCGTCGCCCCAGTCACGTTCCGACATTTCATCGCCATCGGGGGTGAACCAGGTGATGTCGTGCACGCTGTCGCCGTGAATGGGGCGCCCCTGAAACCATTCACGACGCCGGAACACCGGATGTCTGCGGCTGAGTTGAATCAAACCTCGCGTGAACTCGAGGAGATCTTCATCCCGCGACTCCCAATCAAGCCAAGAGATTTCGCTGTCCTGGCAGTAGCCGTTGTTGTTGCCGTGCTGGGTACGGCCCATTTCATCGCCGGCCAGCAACATGGGAACGCCTTGCGAGAGGATGAGCGTGGCCAGGAAGTTGCGTTGCTGGCGGGCCCGGAGCTGGTTAACTTCGGGGTCGTCGCTGGGACCTTCCTCGCCGCAGTTCCAGGAGCGGTTGTGGCTTTCGCCGTCCCGATTGTTTTCGCCGTTTGCCTCATTGTGCTTGTGGTTGTACGAAACCAAGTCACGCAAGGTAAAGCCGTCGTGTGCGGTGACGAAGTTGATGCTGGCATGAGGTCGTCGGCCGGATTGCTCATAGAGGTCGGAGCTGCCGGTGAGTCGGGAGGCGAACTCTCCCAGGGTTTGGTTTTCGCCCCGCCAATAGTCCCGGACGCAATCGCGATATTTGCCGTTCCACTCGGCCCAGCCGGGTGGGAAGTTGCCCACCTGGTAACCCCCTTCGCCCACGTCCCAAGGCTCGGCAATGAGCTTGGCCCGGGAGATGACCGGGTCCTGGCCGATGATGTCGAAAAACGCGCCTAAGCGGTCGACATCGTGCAGTTCCCGGGCCAGGGCGGCCGCTAAGTCGAAGCGGAAGCCGTCCACGTGCATCTCCAGCAGCCAGTAGCGCAGGCTGTCCATGATCACTTGCAGGGCACGTGGGTGCATCATGTTGAGGGTGTTGCCGCAGCCCGTGTAGTCCATGTAATAACGGGGCTCATTCCCCACCAAGCGGTAGTACGCTGCGTTGTCGATGCCCCGAAAGCTCAGTGTGGGGCCCAGTTCGTTCCCCTCGGCCGTATGGTTGTAAACCACATCCAGAATGACTTCGATTCCTGCGCCGTGCAGCGCTTTGACCATGCTCTTGAACTCGGCGACCTGATCGCCAGGGCGGTCGCTTAGTGCGTATCCCGCGTGGGGGGCAAAGAAACCGACGGAGTTGTAGCCCCAATAGTTGGTCAGGTTCCGCTCGACCAGGTGCCGTTCCGGAACGAATTGATGAACCGGCAGCAATTCAACCGCCGTGATACCCAGATTCCGCAGGTGCTGGATGGCGGGTTCCGACGCGAGTCCCGCGTAAGTGCCGCGCAGTTCCCGGGGGATCCGTGGGTGCAGCTCGGTGAATCCCTTGGTGTGAACTTCGTAAATCAGCGTTTCGTGCCAGGGGATTCGTAAGGGTTTGTCGTCGTCCCAATCGAATTTGGTGTCGACCACGACGCACTTCGGCATAAACGGGGCGCTGTCGCGTTCGTCGTAACTCAGATCGGCATCTTCATCGCCGATTTGGTAGCCGAACAACTCATCGGTCCACTGTACATCCCCATCCAGCGATTTGGCGTAGGGATCGAGGAGCAGTTTGGTCGGATTGAAACGGTGGCCGGCCAAGGGCTCATAGGGACCATGGACCCGATAACCATAGCGTTGGCCCGGCCCCACTTGCGGAAGATAACCGTGCCAGCAGTGGTCGGTGACCTCGGGCAGGTCCACGCGACTCTCGTGTTTGCCTTCAAACAGGCAGAGTTCGACCCGTGTTGCATTCTCAGAGAAAAGCGCGAAGTTGGTGCCGGATCCATCCCAGGTTGCCCCGAGTGGATAAGGCTCCCCAGGTAATATTTCCACATCCGGCTCCTCATAAACTCGAGTGACCATCAGGAAGCTCTACACGCGCCGGGTTGCGCGTGATTCGGTTGTGAAGCCCGCAAGGGCAATCGCGTCCCGGCAAGGCGCAGAGGCTCAGTATGTTAATGCCGTTGTGTTGCGCGAACCCGGGTGGTAAATCCCGGATTTCCGAAAATTGCGTATTTCGATCCTGACCGCGAACCGTTGCCGCATCGCGTCGACGAGGAAAGATCGTAGCTGATCGTGGCGTTTGACCGCTGACCTCTAAAAAGCTTGCAGAATCTGGGCTACGAGTTGTTCAAGCCTCGCAAGAAGCTCGTGACGGACATGCGGCGTGGCGTCTGTATTCCACCGCCCATCGTTAAGGGGCCGCAGGCCGTCGCGAGAGTTTCCATCATAAGCAAGCTTGTCCGGAGCGTCGAGAGTATCTTGCTCCGTGTTTTACCGATGGGAGAGCCACGATAGAAAAGCGGTGGTCGGGTGACTTACGGCGGAAGCGAGATTGCAATACGCGGCGTTAGGCCGAATCATGCCAGGAGTTGTG
This genomic interval from Pseudomonadota bacterium contains the following:
- the glgX gene encoding glycogen debranching protein GlgX, giving the protein MVTRVYEEPDVEILPGEPYPLGATWDGSGTNFALFSENATRVELCLFEGKHESRVDLPEVTDHCWHGYLPQVGPGQRYGYRVHGPYEPLAGHRFNPTKLLLDPYAKSLDGDVQWTDELFGYQIGDEDADLSYDERDSAPFMPKCVVVDTKFDWDDDKPLRIPWHETLIYEVHTKGFTELHPRIPRELRGTYAGLASEPAIQHLRNLGITAVELLPVHQFVPERHLVERNLTNYWGYNSVGFFAPHAGYALSDRPGDQVAEFKSMVKALHGAGIEVILDVVYNHTAEGNELGPTLSFRGIDNAAYYRLVGNEPRYYMDYTGCGNTLNMMHPRALQVIMDSLRYWLLEMHVDGFRFDLAAALARELHDVDRLGAFFDIIGQDPVISRAKLIAEPWDVGEGGYQVGNFPPGWAEWNGKYRDCVRDYWRGENQTLGEFASRLTGSSDLYEQSGRRPHASINFVTAHDGFTLRDLVSYNHKHNEANGENNRDGESHNRSWNCGEEGPSDDPEVNQLRARQQRNFLATLILSQGVPMLLAGDEMGRTQHGNNNGYCQDSEISWLDWESRDEDLLEFTRGLIQLSRRHPVFRRREWFQGRPIHGDSVHDITWFTPDGDEMSERDWGDDDAKSLMVFLYGGALGAGSDGHPVVDSSFLLLFNAHYEAMTFTLPTAAWGRRWTSVVDTTEAVLREGDTYQPTSEVELAARSLMVLRSDQTGKRKQDVPLATYRVQLHPDFDFTAAANITDYLAELGISHLYCSPYLQAAPGSTHGYDVVDPTRANAELGGAVGHADLCKALSANGMGQVLDVVPNHMAITPENPWWWDVLENGPSSRYAVYFDVDWAPSEKQQEEKILLPVLGDHYGRVLEAGEFQLERQDGTFKLRYHEHSFPIAPASLHRILQPAAERCGSNLLAFLADTLAWLPVLGAGTGDSDRRHRDKEVVKEQLARLLRESDTVAAAVDAVVAETNTDADALDALIESQHYRLALWRTAGYELGYRRFFDVNTLIGLRVENERVFKDTHARLLQWVAAGEVDGLRIDHPDGLRDPAGYFQRLRNAAPQTWIVAEKILELGETLRDDWPIDGTTGYGFLNQVGGLFVNGSGEGAMTTIYADFTGEDTDYASLVRDKKHQVLHELLGSDVNRLTVLLQTICEHHRRHRDYTREQLFEAIKEVVACFPVYRTYVQATDGVVKNEDARYINAAIERAKQEAPQIDTELLDFLRDLLVLHHGGELESEFAMRFQQLTSPAMAKGAEDTAFYCYNRLIALNEVGGAPEHFGVTPEAFHRWAADAQHHWPRALLTTSTHDTKRSEDVRARLALLSEMPSRWKKAVRQWSTLAKHHRREGFSDRNMEYLLYQTLVGAWPIERDRLVAYMEKAAREAKTHTSWLRIDEPYEAALTDFIDSLLTDEAFVSDLENFVTPLVEPGRVNSLAQTLIKLTAPGVPDIYQGNESWDLSLVDPDNRRPVDYKERRQLLHGLSKATPESILAASDQGLPKLWVIRQGLGLRRQHPEAFGSDYRPLAARGRRADHVVAFTRGEDRVITVVPRLVLTLKNDWKNTQLDLPAGEWRNELTGETIDGGGVGMPDLLKRFPVALLSRQEPTS